One window of Candidatus Dependentiae bacterium genomic DNA carries:
- the rplD gene encoding 50S ribosomal protein L4, which translates to MAVKNADGTMLAQVIAPQDLQLSPDQQALIAPEGLSQCVRALMQNWRQGTVACKGRSDVAFSNKKPWKQKGTGRARAGSPRSPLWRKGGVTFGPQPRVRTLTVPKTLRRGVCNTLLWNYLNNEKVMSLNWVAQEAAPKTAHAFNALKQAGLADKKVLLFVTNYDAATHASFNNISNVKMLLFDQANAYHLASGDYWVFLNKDMDAFKEMVSAWI; encoded by the coding sequence ATGGCAGTTAAAAATGCTGACGGAACTATGCTTGCTCAAGTTATTGCTCCTCAAGATTTACAACTTTCACCAGATCAACAAGCTCTGATAGCGCCTGAAGGGTTATCCCAATGCGTACGAGCACTGATGCAAAATTGGCGTCAAGGAACAGTAGCCTGTAAAGGTCGTTCTGACGTGGCTTTTTCAAATAAAAAGCCTTGGAAACAAAAAGGAACTGGTAGAGCACGTGCAGGTTCTCCTCGCTCTCCATTATGGCGTAAAGGTGGTGTAACTTTTGGACCACAACCGCGTGTTAGAACACTAACGGTGCCTAAAACTCTAAGACGTGGTGTATGTAATACATTGCTTTGGAATTATTTAAATAATGAAAAAGTAATGAGTTTAAATTGGGTTGCTCAAGAAGCAGCACCAAAAACAGCTCACGCATTTAATGCTCTTAAACAAGCAGGACTTGCTGATAAAAAAGTACTCTTGTTTGTAACTAATTATGATGCGGCTACCCATGCATCTTTTAATAATATTTCCAATGTAAAGATGCTGTTATTTGATCAAGCAAATGCTTATCATTTGGCAAGCGGTGATTACTGGGTATTTTTAAACAAAGACATGGATGCCTTTAAAGAAATGGTCAGCGCATGGATTTGA
- the rplW gene encoding 50S ribosomal protein L23, whose protein sequence is MDLTLYDIIKGPRITEKAYQLNQNLKQLVLEVHMHANKALIAEALKKLFNVEADKIRIVLSKGKNRRAGRHKITGKDRKKAIITLKEGYSVDLMGLSQSAAERHEQAQSSSSGA, encoded by the coding sequence ATGGATTTGACATTATATGATATCATCAAAGGTCCTCGTATAACTGAAAAAGCTTACCAGCTTAATCAGAATTTAAAACAATTAGTGCTTGAAGTTCACATGCATGCTAATAAAGCTCTTATTGCTGAAGCGTTAAAAAAACTTTTTAACGTAGAAGCTGATAAGATACGCATTGTTCTTTCAAAAGGCAAAAATCGCCGTGCTGGACGTCATAAGATCACAGGTAAAGACAGAAAAAAAGCCATTATTACTCTTAAAGAAGGCTATTCTGTTGATCTTATGGGACTTTCTCAGTCTGCAGCAGAAAGACATGAGCAAGCTCAATCATCAAGCAGTGGAGCATAA